GAGATGAGGGGTCATACTGCCTCAGAAGCCAGGAAAAAGTAGCCTCCATCCCCGGATTAGCCGTTCCCCTTAGCGCGATCGCCATCACTGACTTTTGGGGGGATGCTGTATGCTTATGCTAATGAAATCTGGTTTTGACCCCGACGTTCCACCAGGATTTAGGTGACCTATGACAACATTTTCCAGCGCAAGCGTCAGAACGGACATGAGTGAACTCCAGCGACTGAAGGGGTTGCTCCCGCCAGAACTACAGAGTTGGGTTTTTGTGGAGTCCTCCACTGCCGTGGACCCACCCCTGATTACCTGTGAGGAGATTGGTCGCGACGAGGTGGAAGTCCAGGTGGACTTAGTGCGTTGGGAGCAGTTTGCCTTAGATCAACGTAATCTTTTGTTCTGGCATGAAGTGGGTCGTATTCAAAACGACACTATTCCCCGCGATGGTTGGGAAATGGCAGCCCTGGCCATCGGTCTAGGGGGTGCTGTGGGCGAATTGTGGGTTCAGGATGGGGTGTTGTTGTTGCTGGCTTTGGGGCTGTCGGGTTTTGCGGGTTACCGCCTGTACCAGAAAAATAATAATGAGAAACGGCTGCAAGAGTCGATCGAGGCCGATGAGCGATCCATTGCCCTGGCGACCCGCTTTGGCTACACCTTGCCCAATGCCTATAAAAGCCTGGGTAGCGCCCTGAAGACCTTGGTGGAACAAACCCCCAAAAAACGCCAGCGCAGCAAGTATGAAGCCCGTCTGCAAGCTCTACGCCGCAGTGCCGCCCGTGCCAAGGCCAAGGCCCAGGCCAGTACACCCGCCCCTGGAACCGTGAAGTCGTCTCGCCAGTCGGAAAATGTGTTTGGTTAAGGATCGGGATTCCAGATTCAACCATCAGAACCGGATCTCTGCCCCACAGCCTAGAGTTGTTGGGGAACGGCCATTATGATCGAGGATCTACCCCAGACGGTGGCGGTGGATCAGGACCGGGCGATCGCGATCCAGGGTTCTGGTGCCCTGGCGGGGTCCACGACTGCAGAGATTCCCGGTCAAGCCGCGAGTCAGGTGTCTGGTCAGGTGTCTGGTCCGGTGTCTGGTCAGGTGTCTGAGGGGGTTGCAGGAGCCGCGATCGCCCCCCTGGCAGCCCACGTTATCATCACAGGACGAGTGCAGGGGGTTTGCTACCGGCTGGCAACCCAGCAAGAAGCTCAACGCTTAGCCCTAGCAGGATGGGTGCGCAATTTGCCCAGTGGCCAAGTGGAAGCTGTATTTGAGGGCGATCGTGATGCGCTTGAGGACATGGTGCTTTGGTGCCACCAAGGGCCATCCCAAGCCCGCGTCACCCAGGTGGCTCTACACTGGCACGTTGCCCAAGGCTACGACTCGTTTACCATTCGGCCTTAGACCCCTCCTAGAACCCTGTCCAGCCCCTAAACGGTGCCCCGCTCTTGTCCTAAGCTTGTCCTAAGCTTGTCCTAAATTCTGGACCCGTTTTTTGGTGTTGGTCAATCAAACGGTGAAACCGAACGAGGTGATAGGGGTTTCAGCCCGAATTCATCCCGTCGTTTACCAACTTCCCCTAGGGTCTGGGCTAGGGTCTGGCTCAGCAAGAGGGTTCAGATCAGGGTTGTTTGGATTGGCTTGTGCTGTAGATTCTCCAGAATCAGTTAAGGTAGTCGGGACAGAGACCACAAGTTCGGCCCGGTTTCGGGTTACGGCCATGGGTGCCCTCGTTTCTTGCTGGCACAGGGGAATATGCTCAAAATTCTGATTTACTCCTATAACTACTATCCCGAACCCATTGGTATTGCCCCTTTAATGACAGAACTGGCCCAGGGTTTAGTGGCGAGGGGGCACCGTGTTCGAGTGGTGACTGGGATGCCCAACTACCCGGAGCGGCAAATTTACCCAGCCTATCGGGGCAAGTTTTACTGCACAGAAATTCTCCAGGGGGTTCAGGTTCAGCGCAGTTACATCATGATCCGTCCTAATCCTGGACTCTTGGCCCGGATGTTGTTGGATGGCAGTTTTGTGGTAACCAGTATTCTCCACGCCCTCAAGGGTTGGCGACCCGATGTCATTCTCTACACGTCCCCGCCTTTGCCGGTGAGTGTTCCGGCGGTGATTTTAGGGCGTATCTGGCGAGTGCCCGTGGTGCTGAATTTGCAGGATATTTTGCCTGAAGCGGCCATCCATGTGGGTCTGCTGCGCAATCGCTTTGCCATTCAGGTGTTTGAAGCCTTGGAGCGGTTTGCTTATCGCCAAGCCACCGGTATTAGTGTAATTACTAAGAAATTTGCCGATAATTTAGTCCAGAAAGGCATTGAGACTAGCAAGATAGTCTGCATTCCCAATTGGGTCGATGTGAACTTTATTCGTCCTTTGCCGATCGCCGAAAACCTTTTTCGTCAAACCTATGGCTTGGACGATCGCTTTGTGGTGTTGTATGCCGGTAATATTGCTTTAACCCAGGGCTTAGAAACCGTGATCGAAGCGGCTTATCAGTTGCAACATCTGCCTAATCTAGCGGTGGTGGTGGTGGGGGAAACCAAGGCATTGCAACGGTTGCAGCAATATTGTCAAAAGCGTCAGAGTCAAGCATTGGCGGCTAGTCAGGCATTGGCAGACCGTCAGAGATCCGAACGCGACCTATCAGATCGGGTAGTGTCCCATGATGGACAAGAGGCTCGGAAATCCCACCTAGGCTTAGCTGGTGATGAACCAGCCCATAGGAACCCTCTCGACACCGACGCTCCCTCTACTGCCGAGGCTAGGGTGGGTAATCTCCATTTTCTGCCGTTCCAACCTAGGGAACAGTTGCCGGTGATGTTGGCGGCGGCGGATGTGGGGCTAATTGTGCAGCGCCGTAATGTGGTGTCCTTTAATATGCCCTCCAAAACCCAGTTACTGTTGGCTAGCGGTCGCCCCATTATTGCTTCGGTGCCCGCAACGGGTTCTGCGGCCCAAGTGGTCGCCCAAAGCCAGGGGGGACTCGTGGTGGAGCCAGAAAATGCGACGGCCCTGGCGGAAGCCATTACGGCTCTGTACCACGATCGCGCCTATGGCCAGCGCTTAGGCCACCAGGGTCGCCAGTTTGCCCTCAAACACTATAGTTTTGAGCAGGCGCTCCAGTCCTATGAGGCGTTATTTGAGCGGTTGATTAAGGGGGAACCGATCGCCGACCCTCGGATCGAAGCCCCTCCCCAGTCCTCTGCTACCAATGGCTCCTAAAATAAGTCCTAAACCGACTCCAGACACCGGCGATCGCCCCCGCCTGGGTTTGCCCCTGGGTTCCTGACCCAGACCAAGATTCTTTCTGAAACCTGACCGTCCAACCCGGTGGGGGGCGTACAATGGGGGCACTGTCCGGTAGAGGAATATGGCACCCCATGACTGAATCCCCCCCCGTTGTCCCTTTGATTTCCCCCAACACCATGGAGCCGTCCCAGCCCTTAGCTGATGCGACGTTGGCCCTTGCTGCTGCTGAGGCTGCTGACGATCGTAAAGGCGCTGATATTGTGATTTTGCGGGTAACAGAGGTGTCTTACCTGGCGGATTACTTTCTGTTGGTGACAGGATTTTCGCCGGTGCAGGTGAAAGCGATTGCCCGATCGATCGAAGCCAAGCTCAGCGTAGATCATCATCGCCACCCCAAGCGCATGGAAGGGCAGCAGGAAGGCCGCTGGGTTTTACAAGACTATGGTGATTTAATCGTCCATATTTTCATGCCCCAGGAACGGGAATTCTACAATTTAGAAGCGTTTTGGGGCCATGCAGACCAAGTGCCCTTTATCCCCAGTGCCCCTGCCCTGTCCTCCGATGCCGCCCCGGCTGCTGGTGTGGCTGCTGATTTGTGTTAGAACCCGCTGATTTGTGCTATGACGCAACATTCTGCCCCCTGTCCTGTGCCCGAAGAGCAGCAACCCCTCAATGAATATCAGGAACTCCAGCGCTCCTGGTTCTTCCGGTGGGCGCTCTCTCCGTTTCCCCAGTTATGGAAACCCCTACTGTGGCTGTGGCTGGCCAGTTGGCTGGTGGCGGGTCCGGTGGCGGCGGCTAGCTTCATGCCCAGTCGCCATTGGGGTAAGTTTTTGCTCACCAGTGCCACGGGAGCTTGGTTGCCCGTCGGCTTGATCCTGTTGCAGTTGTATTTGGGTTGGCGCTATGTGTGCGATCGCCTAGCCCGCCCCGTGGTTTGCTATGAAGAGTCCGGCTGGTTTGATGGTCAATTGTGGCAAAAGCCCCCTGATATCCTCAGCCGCGATCGCCTCATTGTTGCCTATGAGATCCGTCCCCTCCTGCACCGCCTCGAACAGCTTTTCGCCCTAGGGGGGGTGTGGATCCTGGGGGGGGTGTTAAGTTGGCCCTTTCTGCCCTAGCCCCACCATCTCTGCCCTAGCCCCACTGTCAGTCCACCAGCCCTTGTCCAGTCCGGTTGGGCGGGGAAGGTTACCCGGCAGGCTAGACAGACTGAGCCAACCCTACAAAGAATTATTTAGGGGTCCACAGGAGAATGAGGGTTTCAGGCTCTAGACAACAGACCTTAGGCGATTTGAGAGGGTCCATTGCACTGGGGTGGGTTCACCGATTTTGGTAGGGGCAATCCCCCCGTGGTTGCCCCGGTTGTGGGTCGCGAAGAGGGTCGGCACGGGGGCGAGAACCCTACCCGAGGTCGAGGGTTCCCCAGTAAACTGAACCTCTTTGAGACGGTTCTGATCGGCGATCGTGGGGTTGAAACCCTACTAACTTCGTCCCCCCTGAATAGTTACCCCTACAAACTGGGGTGTTGCTGATGCCAGGGGGTGGATTGTTCGTAGGCATAGGCCACGCGGAACACCTGATCTTCCCGCAGCACATTACCCACCAACTGGATGCCAATGGGTAACCTCTGGTCATCAAACCCACAGGGCAAACTCAGCCCCGGCAGACCCGCCAGGTTCACCGGAATCGTCATTAAGTCCGAGAGATACATACTAATGGGGTCTTCCGTTTTGGATCCTGCCTTAAAGGCTGTGGTCGGAGCGGTGGGACAGACCAACACATCCACGGACTCAAAGGCGGTATCAAAATCCTGCTTGATTAGGGTGCGCACCTTCTGGGCCTTGAGGTAGTAGGCATCGTAATAGCCCGCCGACAGGGCATAGGTGCCTAACATAATGCGTCGCTTCACCTCTGCCCCAAAGCCCTGGGATCGGGTTTGGGTATACATGGACAAAATGTTTTCAGCGTCCGGTTGGCGGAACCCATACTTCACCCCATCGTAGCGGGCCAAATTGGCGGAGGCTTCCGAGGGGGCGATGATGTAGTAGGTGGGCAGGCCATAACGGAACCGAGGGCAGGAAATTTCCTGAATTTCTGCTCCTAGGGCTTTTAATTGCTCGATCGCCCCTTGCACTGCCGTGGCCACCGACTCATCCAGCCCCTCCCCAAAGGTTTCCGTAATCACCCCCACCTTGATGCCCTTGAGATCCGGCAGCAAAAACTGGGTATAGTCAGGGATTTTGACCGATAGACTGGTGGAATCCTTGGGATCATGGCCGGCGATCGCCCCCAGTAAAATCGCGGCATCCTCCACCGTGCGCCCAAAGGGTCCAATTTGATCCAACGACGACGCATAGGCCACCAAGCCATAGCGGGACACCAAGCCATAGGTGGGCTTCATCCCCACCACGCCGCAGAAAGCCGCCGGTTGCCGAATCGATCCCCCCGTGTCTGAACCCAAGGCCACCACACACTGATCCGCCGCCACCGCCGCCGCCGATCCCCCCGACGATCCCCCTGGAACGGCCTCTAAATCCCAGGGATTATGGCTGCGCTGGAATCCAGAATTTTCCGTGGAACTGCCCATGGCGAACTCGTCCAGGTTGGTTTTGCCCACCATCACGGATCCTGCTGCTGCCAACTTGGTGGTGACGGTGGACTCGTAGGGGGGGACAAACTGGGCCAAAATCTGGGAACCGCAGGTGGTGGGAATGCCTTGGGTGCAGAGGTTGTCTTTAATACCAATGGGAATCCCTGCCAACAGCCCAATCTCTTCCCCAGCCGCAAGGCGATCGTCCACGGCTTGGGCCTGGGCCAGGGCACGATCGGGGGTAATGGTCAAAAAACTATGGAGTTGGGGTTCTAGGCGTTGGAGGCGATCGAGGGCAGCCTGGGCTATGTCCACTGCCGATCGTTGTTTGGTTACAAGCTGTTGGTGCAGGTCGCGGATCGAGTCCATGGGTATTGCTGTCGGTAAGATCGTCTATCCATCGCTAGCCATAACGCCAACGGGATGACGGGCGGACAAGTCCCAGGGGATAACCCCCTGACAGACAGGTTCAATCCTACCCCGAACCCACCCCGAACGGCTTACCGCTTCCAGCGGGACAAGATTAACGGAAGAGTCAGGCGCTCCGCGCCCCCCTGTCCCGGCTTCAGTTGATACCCCCCCCAAACCGACCCCGTAGCCGTAAGAGTCCCCATTTAGGGCCAGGGGATAGCAGCCAGATGGGGGTGTCCGATCCAGTGGTCACAACTCCAGTGGTCACAACTCACTGCCATGGGTCACCCTGCACCCCAATGTTGCGGCTGTGTTACGGCTGTGTTGCGGCTGTGTTGCGGCTTTTTATGGAGACCCATGGGCTAAATCCTGGGTGATCCTAGGGAATTGCTGACAAAGCCAAAAGCCATGCTGTAGCCAACCCCCTTTCGACTAAAATGTTCTTTAGATTGTTCTTAGGATTGCGGTTCTAGCCAGACAGACCAGCATCACAATTGGGTAGTGATCCATAACGTAGTGAAGTCATAACGGTACGACAAGGCTTATAGCCTGTCTTTTCATGACCTCAACAGCACTACCCACAATTGTTGTGGTTTCCCCCTTGGCTTTAGCTTAGTCAGGATTTCGTACCCGATTTCGTACCCGATTTTGTGCCCTATTTCTTGCCCTATTTCTTGCCCCATAGAGGAGTTCAGTCATGTCCCTACAAGCAGTTGGATCCTTAGAAACCAAGGGATTCCCCCCCGTATTGGCGGCAGCGGATGCCATGGTCAAGGCCGGTCGTGTCACCTTGGTGGGGTATCTGCGGGCGGGGAGTGCCCGGTTTACGGTCAACATTCGCGGGGATGTGTCTGAAGTCAAAGCGGCCATGGAAGCGGGCATTGAAGCGGCGGAAAATACCCCCGGCGGCACCCTAGAAACCTGGGTTATTATTCCCCGTCCCCACGAAAATGTGGAGTGCATTTTCCCCATTGCCTACAGTGAAGTTGTTGAACCCTTCCGTCAAGCGGTGAACTAAGGAGCCATGGTTGATCTCCCTCCCCTAACCTCGGATCTGCTGTGGGCCATTCTTCGGGATGAGATCAGCGATGAGGTGGCCAATGGTTTGGTGTGGCAAGGGCTGGGGTATCGCTGGGATAGCCATAGCCAGCAGTGGCAAACGGGGGAGGTGGCTGAGGACTGGCGCAAGGATTACCCAGAGCCACCCAATTTCATCGAAAGCCGCCCTGCAACGGTCAAGCTGACCCGATCGATCCCCCAGACCCACAAACAGTTACTAAAAGAAGAATTAGGCTTTAAGGGCTATACCCTCGATGAGTTGGTACCCCGCAAAACCCGCCGCGCCACCTTGGTCAACTGGCTCCTCAGTTATCGTAAAAATCTGGGGGAAGCCGTCACGGATGACGAGGTAACATCGCTGCCGGAATCGTAAATGTCGGGGAAATTCCCCAGCCGCTGACCCAAGTCGGGCGCTGTCTGGGGGGTCTCTGGGGGATGGGCTGGCGGGAGTGGGCCTAGGGTGCCTAGGGAGTGACCACGGCCATGGCGGGGCATTGCTGGGAGACTCAGCCTAAGGGAATCTTTGAAAACGGCGGCCATTCCAGGGTGTTATGGCACCCTAGCAACGTTTCTAAACATTCCCTGAGAGGGCACCTCGAAAAATTCACATTTTCGTCCAGTGACCCACGCAAGAATCAGGGTTGTGGCGGGCGGCGAAGCCGCCCAACCCAATTAATCGAGATCCCCTAGAGTTTTGAGGGCTACCGCTGCAAGCGGGACAAGATAAACGGGACAATGGGGCGCGGATCGTCCCACTGTCCCGGCTTCAGTTGATACCCTATTTTTCACCCCGAAACCATGGCATTTTAATGACTCTCCCGGCCAGAGACCGAGGGGGCGGTTACACTGGAGCTATGGGGGATCGGCCATACAGCAGTCCTAAAGGGGTCATGTGGTGTGCGCCCTCCGGGCGCACACCACACAAAGGGTTTCAGAGATCGAGAGCCTTACAACTGATTTAGGGTTGCTGTAGATATATAGATATTTAGATATTTAGATCCCTGGCCCATCCCCTGGCAGTCCCTTTTCCTCCCCAAAGACCATGGCTAACCCAACCCCCGATCGCAACGATCGCCCCTCCCCCGCCCTGGAGTCACCGCCCAAGAAACCCCTCATCGTTGAGGTGGATGCCGGAACCCTCTTGGCGATCGTGGCCTTGCTACTGTTCGTCCCTCTGATCCTGACTGGCTTCCTGGCCCAGTGATGGAGGCAATCTCCCCGCTTTTCCCTATACCCCTGTTCCCTGATCCCTATGTCTTGGGCTAACCTTCTCCAACCCAACCTGATCCTACCGGGATCCGTCATTGACATTACCCCAGACTTACTGCGACAACACCAGATCCAGGGACTGATTCTTGATGTGGATGATACCCTGGTGCCTTCGACGGTGCCCCATGTGTCTGAGCAGCTCTGCGACTGGGTTGAAGCCCTACGCCCCCATGTCAGCCTCTGGCTGGTGACTAATAATGTGAACCGCAATCGCATTCGTCGCATTTCTGAGGCTGTCAAGGTGCCCTATCTGCTGGGGGCGGGCAAACCCTCCCGGCGCAAGCTGCGGGAAGCGGCCAACGCCATGGCCTTGCCTCACGCTGGTATTGCCATGGTGGGCGATCGGCTGCTGACCGATATCTTGGCGGGCAATCGCCTCGGAATGTTTACCATTCTGGTCAAACCCATGGGTCAGTCAACCTTCGGTCACCAGCGGTGCATCCACCAATTTGAATATTGGCTGTCCCAACACCTCAGTTCCCACCACACTGCCGATCTTTAACGGGCTATTTTTAACGGGCTATTTTTAACGGGCCATCTTTAACGGGCCATCTTTAACCAGTCACTGTGCATCGCATATTTTTCACCACCCAGCTTTCACCAGCCACCGTTAAGAAAGTTATCCCGTTGGTAACTATTCAGGGGGGGACGAAGTTAGTAGGGTTTCAGCCCGACGATCGCCGGTCAGAGCCGGATCAACGGGGTGCATTTCACCTTGGAATAATTGACCTCGGGTAGGGTTCTCGCCCCCGTGCCGACCCTCTTGGCGACCCCCAACCGGGGCAACCACGGGGGGATTGCCCCTACCAAAATCGGGGAATCTGCCAAGGTGAAATAGATCCTCTCCAATCGCCTCAGGTCTGTTTTCTGAAGCCTGAAACCCTTATTCTCCCGTGACCCCCTGAATAATTACTCCCGTTGGATCCTCAAGGTAGGTCACGGGTCAGAACCCTCGATCGTTACACCCCACATTCAGCAGGTTGTTCAAAGGGATAAAATGTTTAAGAATTTCACAAACAAAAGGGGTTAAGAGATGAACTTAAAAGAACAAGAGATCGATGTCAAAGACATTGACCATTTAGGAATAATAGCAGGAATCATGGACGAAATGGATTTGGTTGGCTTAATCGACCAGCTAATTCCTCCCCATTCCCTCGAAAAGATTAGTGTTGGCATTGCCGTCAAAGCAATGGTCTTAAATTGCATGGGCTTTCTGACCAGCCCATTTTATCTATTCTCTCAATTTTTCGAGGGGAAAGCCGTTGAACACTTACTCGGAGAAGGAATTAAAGCAGAACACCTCAATGAGAGTCGTTTAGGGAGAACCTTAGATGAAATCTTTAAGTATGGAGTGAGCCAATTATTTGTCCAAATCGTGATGGTAGCCGTAAAAGTGTTTGGGGTTGAAATCACAAGCGGCCATGCCGACACCACCAGCTTATCCGTAGAAGGGGAATACAAGGACGGAGTTTGCGAGAAGCAGAAGAGGAAGAGGGGAAGAGGGGGAAAAAGGGGAGAAAGGGACAAAGCGGAAGAAGACGATGGTCTAAAACCCATTAAAGTCAAGGAGGGCTATTCACGAGACCATCGACCCGACTTAAAGCAAATCATGATAACATAGGGGACTTGGGAACTCTCTAGGGCTAGGATGACGGGGTATCAACTTCAGCCAGGACAGTGGGGCGCGGAGCGCCCCATTATCCCGTGAATCTTGTCCCGTGAATCTTGTCCCGATTGAAGCGGTCAGCCGGATGACNNNNNNNNNNNNNNNNNNNNNNNNNNNNNNNNNNNNNNNNNNNNNNNNNNNNNNNNNNNNNNNNNNNNNNNNNNNNNNNNNNNNNNNNNNNNNNNNNNNNTCTAAAGCCCCGTCCTTCTAGGACGGCTTTTCTTCCTGCAACCGATCTATCCAGTCTTCCACAAGCTGGGTCATCGTCTTCTCTCTCTGTTCCGCAATCCGCCTAAGCTTTGCCAACCTAGCGCCGGACACCCTTAAACTGAGACTTTCTTTCGCCATTGTACCTACCCATCGTCTACCCATCTATGCTATCATGGTTAGCATGAAAGTACGATACCAGTACCGAATTTATCCAACACCGCAACAGGTCAAAGGGCTGAATCAGCTTTTTGGGTGTTGTCGAGTTGTGTACAACGATGCCCTGGCGATTGTGCGGT
Above is a window of Prochlorothrix hollandica PCC 9006 = CALU 1027 DNA encoding:
- a CDS encoding DUF3318 domain-containing protein produces the protein MTTFSSASVRTDMSELQRLKGLLPPELQSWVFVESSTAVDPPLITCEEIGRDEVEVQVDLVRWEQFALDQRNLLFWHEVGRIQNDTIPRDGWEMAALAIGLGGAVGELWVQDGVLLLLALGLSGFAGYRLYQKNNNEKRLQESIEADERSIALATRFGYTLPNAYKSLGSALKTLVEQTPKKRQRSKYEARLQALRRSAARAKAKAQASTPAPGTVKSSRQSENVFG
- a CDS encoding acylphosphatase; translated protein: MIEDLPQTVAVDQDRAIAIQGSGALAGSTTAEIPGQAASQVSGQVSGPVSGQVSEGVAGAAIAPLAAHVIITGRVQGVCYRLATQQEAQRLALAGWVRNLPSGQVEAVFEGDRDALEDMVLWCHQGPSQARVTQVALHWHVAQGYDSFTIRP
- a CDS encoding glycosyltransferase family 4 protein, whose product is MLKILIYSYNYYPEPIGIAPLMTELAQGLVARGHRVRVVTGMPNYPERQIYPAYRGKFYCTEILQGVQVQRSYIMIRPNPGLLARMLLDGSFVVTSILHALKGWRPDVILYTSPPLPVSVPAVILGRIWRVPVVLNLQDILPEAAIHVGLLRNRFAIQVFEALERFAYRQATGISVITKKFADNLVQKGIETSKIVCIPNWVDVNFIRPLPIAENLFRQTYGLDDRFVVLYAGNIALTQGLETVIEAAYQLQHLPNLAVVVVGETKALQRLQQYCQKRQSQALAASQALADRQRSERDLSDRVVSHDGQEARKSHLGLAGDEPAHRNPLDTDAPSTAEARVGNLHFLPFQPREQLPVMLAAADVGLIVQRRNVVSFNMPSKTQLLLASGRPIIASVPATGSAAQVVAQSQGGLVVEPENATALAEAITALYHDRAYGQRLGHQGRQFALKHYSFEQALQSYEALFERLIKGEPIADPRIEAPPQSSATNGS
- the rsfS gene encoding ribosome silencing factor codes for the protein MTESPPVVPLISPNTMEPSQPLADATLALAAAEAADDRKGADIVILRVTEVSYLADYFLLVTGFSPVQVKAIARSIEAKLSVDHHRHPKRMEGQQEGRWVLQDYGDLIVHIFMPQEREFYNLEAFWGHADQVPFIPSAPALSSDAAPAAGVAADLC
- a CDS encoding CGLD27 family protein, which translates into the protein MTQHSAPCPVPEEQQPLNEYQELQRSWFFRWALSPFPQLWKPLLWLWLASWLVAGPVAAASFMPSRHWGKFLLTSATGAWLPVGLILLQLYLGWRYVCDRLARPVVCYEESGWFDGQLWQKPPDILSRDRLIVAYEIRPLLHRLEQLFALGGVWILGGVLSWPFLP
- the gatA gene encoding Asp-tRNA(Asn)/Glu-tRNA(Gln) amidotransferase subunit GatA, with amino-acid sequence MDSIRDLHQQLVTKQRSAVDIAQAALDRLQRLEPQLHSFLTITPDRALAQAQAVDDRLAAGEEIGLLAGIPIGIKDNLCTQGIPTTCGSQILAQFVPPYESTVTTKLAAAGSVMVGKTNLDEFAMGSSTENSGFQRSHNPWDLEAVPGGSSGGSAAAVAADQCVVALGSDTGGSIRQPAAFCGVVGMKPTYGLVSRYGLVAYASSLDQIGPFGRTVEDAAILLGAIAGHDPKDSTSLSVKIPDYTQFLLPDLKGIKVGVITETFGEGLDESVATAVQGAIEQLKALGAEIQEISCPRFRYGLPTYYIIAPSEASANLARYDGVKYGFRQPDAENILSMYTQTRSQGFGAEVKRRIMLGTYALSAGYYDAYYLKAQKVRTLIKQDFDTAFESVDVLVCPTAPTTAFKAGSKTEDPISMYLSDLMTIPVNLAGLPGLSLPCGFDDQRLPIGIQLVGNVLREDQVFRVAYAYEQSTPWHQQHPSL
- a CDS encoding carbon dioxide-concentrating mechanism protein CcmK gives rise to the protein MSLQAVGSLETKGFPPVLAAADAMVKAGRVTLVGYLRAGSARFTVNIRGDVSEVKAAMEAGIEAAENTPGGTLETWVIIPRPHENVECIFPIAYSEVVEPFRQAVN
- a CDS encoding DUF1823 family protein → MVDLPPLTSDLLWAILRDEISDEVANGLVWQGLGYRWDSHSQQWQTGEVAEDWRKDYPEPPNFIESRPATVKLTRSIPQTHKQLLKEELGFKGYTLDELVPRKTRRATLVNWLLSYRKNLGEAVTDDEVTSLPES
- a CDS encoding YqeG family HAD IIIA-type phosphatase, which produces MSWANLLQPNLILPGSVIDITPDLLRQHQIQGLILDVDDTLVPSTVPHVSEQLCDWVEALRPHVSLWLVTNNVNRNRIRRISEAVKVPYLLGAGKPSRRKLREAANAMALPHAGIAMVGDRLLTDILAGNRLGMFTILVKPMGQSTFGHQRCIHQFEYWLSQHLSSHHTADL
- a CDS encoding thioredoxin, giving the protein MTSGRVLAPVPTLLATPNRGNHGGIAPTKIGESAKVK
- a CDS encoding IS1634 family transposase, with the protein product MNLKEQEIDVKDIDHLGIIAGIMDEMDLVGLIDQLIPPHSLEKISVGIAVKAMVLNCMGFLTSPFYLFSQFFEGKAVEHLLGEGIKAEHLNESRLGRTLDEIFKYGVSQLFVQIVMVAVKVFGVEITSGHADTTSLSVEGEYKDGVCEKQKRKRGRGGKRGERDKAEEDDGLKPIKVKEGYSRDHRPDLKQIMIT